The following coding sequences lie in one Peribacillus frigoritolerans genomic window:
- a CDS encoding MaoC/PaaZ C-terminal domain-containing protein encodes MFNKYFHQYEIGETWVSKGRTITEADLVMFSAFSGDWFPLHTDKEYAANTQFKQRIAHGMLILSAATGLFQFEPGIVVAFYGLEKVRFTSPTFIGDTIHVELKVIDLFEKGYQGVVTVIQEIKKQNGETVAIANMKIMVNSDADVKI; translated from the coding sequence ATGTTTAATAAATATTTCCATCAATATGAAATCGGAGAAACATGGGTGTCGAAAGGACGTACTATAACCGAAGCAGATCTAGTAATGTTTTCTGCATTTAGCGGTGACTGGTTTCCTCTCCATACTGATAAGGAGTATGCAGCAAATACACAATTTAAGCAAAGGATAGCCCACGGAATGCTTATACTATCGGCTGCAACCGGCTTATTTCAATTTGAACCAGGAATCGTCGTTGCATTTTATGGTTTGGAGAAAGTACGATTTACAAGCCCTACTTTTATTGGGGACACGATACATGTAGAATTAAAAGTGATTGATCTTTTTGAAAAGGGCTATCAAGGTGTTGTAACAGTCATCCAAGAAATAAAAAAACAAAATGGAGAAACTGTAGCCATCGCCAATATGAAAATAATGGTCAATTCTGATGCCGATGTAAAAATATAA
- a CDS encoding GntP family permease translates to MDVMIIIISLGLLMFLAYRGFSVILFAPLCALFAVFLTDPGHVLPFFSNIFMVKLVEFVKLYFPVFLLGAIFGKLVEISGVAKSIAKIIVRFIGAKQAILAIVIMGAILTYSGVSLFVAVFAIYPFAAQLFREANIPKRLIPATIAVSAFTFSMDSLPGSPQIQNVIPTGFFKTDIYAAPTLGIIGAIFIISLSLLYLNHCRHKAARNGEGYFGIGDKAIDKEAAEAEMAASSALSVETTNKLGMDSEKAISRKDWLAFIPLVLVGVMNKFFTESFPLWYAKGFDFAAIGLKDYGNVDMSKVIGVWSVEMALILGIIATVLLNLKAVKLKFNSSINIGISGALLATMNTATEYGFGGVIAALPGFTVIQDYLTGMFSNPLINGAIMTNVLCGITGSGSGGMSITLSLMADTYIQTAAHFDIPLEVLHRVIAMSAGGFDTLPHNGAIITLLAVTGLTHRQAYKDIFVITIIKTLAVFFVIGIFSLFAIV, encoded by the coding sequence ATGGATGTAATGATAATTATTATTTCACTAGGATTACTTATGTTTCTAGCATATAGAGGATTTTCTGTTATTCTTTTTGCACCATTGTGCGCTTTGTTTGCTGTATTTTTAACGGATCCTGGACATGTTTTACCTTTCTTCTCTAATATATTTATGGTTAAGTTGGTTGAGTTTGTTAAATTATATTTCCCGGTTTTTCTACTAGGTGCTATTTTTGGGAAATTGGTTGAAATAAGCGGTGTTGCAAAGAGCATAGCTAAAATTATTGTCCGTTTTATCGGGGCTAAACAAGCCATTCTAGCCATTGTGATAATGGGCGCAATCCTGACATATAGCGGAGTTAGTTTGTTTGTTGCAGTGTTTGCCATCTATCCATTTGCTGCTCAGCTGTTTCGCGAAGCTAATATTCCAAAGCGTTTAATTCCTGCGACAATTGCAGTTAGTGCTTTTACCTTTTCAATGGATTCACTTCCAGGGTCTCCCCAAATTCAGAATGTCATTCCAACGGGATTCTTTAAAACTGACATCTATGCTGCACCGACATTGGGGATTATTGGGGCGATATTTATCATTTCCTTGAGCCTTTTATATTTAAATCATTGTCGACATAAGGCAGCTAGAAATGGTGAAGGGTATTTTGGAATTGGGGATAAAGCTATTGATAAGGAAGCTGCTGAAGCAGAAATGGCAGCTAGTTCTGCTTTATCGGTGGAAACGACTAATAAGTTGGGAATGGATTCTGAAAAAGCTATAAGTAGAAAAGACTGGCTTGCTTTTATTCCGTTGGTGTTAGTTGGAGTAATGAATAAGTTTTTTACTGAGTCGTTTCCTCTTTGGTATGCCAAAGGATTTGATTTTGCTGCAATTGGGTTAAAAGATTATGGAAATGTTGATATGTCTAAAGTTATTGGTGTTTGGTCTGTAGAGATGGCTCTTATTCTCGGAATAATAGCAACCGTCTTATTAAACTTAAAAGCTGTCAAATTAAAATTCAATTCGAGTATTAATATAGGGATTAGTGGGGCATTGCTTGCAACCATGAATACGGCAACCGAATATGGTTTTGGGGGTGTGATTGCAGCTTTACCCGGCTTTACTGTGATACAAGACTATCTTACTGGTATGTTTTCGAATCCTTTAATTAATGGGGCGATCATGACAAATGTTTTGTGCGGCATTACTGGTTCTGGATCTGGTGGGATGAGCATTACGTTGAGCCTAATGGCGGATACGTATATACAAACAGCTGCTCATTTTGACATTCCGTTGGAAGTTTTACATCGTGTCATTGCTATGTCAGCAGGTGGATTTGATACTTTGCCACATAATGGAGCAATAATAACTCTTCTGGCTGTTACGGGACTCACTCATCGCCAGGCATATAAAGACATTTTTGTTATTACCATTATAAAGACACTTGCTGTATTCTTTGTAATTGGTATATTCAGCTTGTTTGCCATCGTTTAA
- a CDS encoding enoyl-CoA hydratase/isomerase family protein, translating into MNNKNQVVSWSKQGNIAMIIIDNPPVNVLSADVIEQLNLVVDEIESDYKVKVIILTGEGERAFVAGGDIKEFPGWIGKGVEEGKGKSLWLQEPLNKIERLSRPTIAAINGLALGGGCELALSCDIRIAEEQIRIGLPEIKLGLFPGAGGTQRLPRLIGKAKAKELIFTGEPLNAEEAKQIGLVNHVVPKGESINKAIEIAKCICNYSLQSLTFAKHSIDYGYEQTLEDGLMVEAENFGHVFQTKDVKEGVEAFINKREPNFVDQ; encoded by the coding sequence ATGAATAATAAAAATCAAGTTGTTTCATGGTCAAAACAGGGTAATATTGCAATGATTATTATTGATAATCCACCTGTTAATGTATTAAGCGCAGATGTTATAGAACAATTGAATCTTGTGGTGGATGAAATTGAAAGCGATTACAAGGTTAAGGTCATTATCCTTACAGGTGAGGGCGAAAGAGCTTTTGTTGCTGGAGGAGATATTAAAGAATTTCCAGGATGGATAGGAAAAGGAGTCGAAGAAGGAAAGGGGAAATCACTTTGGCTTCAGGAACCACTTAATAAAATTGAACGTCTATCACGTCCAACCATTGCTGCAATCAACGGATTAGCATTAGGTGGAGGATGTGAACTTGCCTTAAGTTGTGACATTCGAATTGCGGAGGAACAAATTAGGATTGGACTTCCTGAAATTAAATTGGGATTGTTTCCAGGGGCAGGGGGAACTCAAAGACTTCCTAGACTGATAGGTAAGGCAAAAGCAAAAGAATTGATCTTTACTGGTGAGCCACTGAATGCAGAAGAGGCCAAACAAATAGGCCTTGTTAATCATGTCGTGCCAAAGGGCGAATCCATAAATAAAGCAATCGAAATCGCAAAATGTATTTGCAATTATTCTTTACAATCATTAACTTTTGCAAAGCATTCTATTGATTATGGTTATGAACAAACACTTGAAGATGGACTCATGGTTGAAGCTGAAAATTTTGGTCATGTTTTTCAGACGAAGGATGTTAAGGAAGGCGTTGAAGCCTTTATTAATAAAAGAGAGCCGAACTTCGTTGATCAGTAA
- a CDS encoding DMT family transporter translates to MLRLYGALIGLSLIWGLSFVFMKWLLPPAGIWGIVFLRCLAGAVVLLPILWWKRREINWKLPWKALVVVGIFNCGLAWGLIPLSETEINSSTASILNATTPIWTGIIGFIIFSYVLTARQWMGILIGFFGILVLMDFQIGQLFGKEFIGIGTMLLASICYGFAGHFTKRFLSSTSILVITTFTLLTGAVIGLIGMLITEPIKPVMLMQPLTIFAIIGLGCFGSGVGQLIYFYINKNGSPELAASVTYLIPATAMVWGYVLLGEEISPNVIIGLLIIFAGVYLSSKKSKENDGTNSSSGKQKELHHVK, encoded by the coding sequence ATGCTTCGATTATACGGGGCTTTAATCGGCCTTAGTTTGATATGGGGTTTATCGTTTGTTTTTATGAAGTGGCTGCTACCGCCTGCGGGCATTTGGGGGATTGTATTTCTCCGCTGTTTGGCGGGTGCTGTTGTTCTGCTTCCCATTTTATGGTGGAAGCGCAGGGAAATCAATTGGAAATTGCCGTGGAAAGCACTGGTCGTTGTCGGAATCTTCAATTGCGGATTAGCATGGGGATTAATACCTTTAAGTGAAACAGAGATTAACAGCAGCACGGCATCGATTCTAAATGCAACCACTCCGATCTGGACGGGGATCATCGGATTTATCATTTTTTCATACGTTCTAACCGCCCGACAATGGATGGGCATTCTAATTGGTTTCTTCGGAATTCTAGTATTGATGGATTTTCAAATCGGTCAGCTTTTCGGAAAGGAATTCATCGGGATTGGGACAATGCTGCTAGCATCCATCTGTTATGGTTTTGCCGGTCATTTTACGAAAAGATTTCTTTCCAGTACCAGCATATTGGTCATTACGACGTTTACGCTGCTCACGGGTGCCGTTATCGGTTTGATCGGGATGCTAATAACAGAGCCGATTAAGCCAGTGATGTTGATGCAACCGCTGACGATTTTCGCCATAATCGGTCTTGGGTGCTTTGGCTCTGGGGTCGGCCAGCTGATCTATTTCTACATCAATAAAAATGGCAGCCCTGAGTTAGCCGCATCTGTTACATATCTTATTCCTGCAACCGCTATGGTTTGGGGCTATGTCTTGCTTGGAGAAGAAATTAGTCCAAATGTAATTATTGGCCTGCTGATTATTTTCGCAGGAGTTTATCTATCTTCTAAGAAGTCAAAAGAAAATGATGGCACAAACTCTTCATCCGGAAAACAAAAGGAATTGCATCACGTAAAATAA